The genomic window CATTCACTGCCACCATCCACATTACATCTACACTGAGTGTCCTGGAGTAAAACAGAAGGTGCTATGCACATTCATAGcgaagttattaaaaaaaaaaaagaaagaaagaaagaaagaaagaaagaaagaaaaaaaaagacattaaaaaccGAACACACAAAACTGCTGAGTTTATTCTGACGTGCCACCCAACTCCACAGTAACCTCCACGATTCTAGTCACCTGCACACTACAGTACATATACTCCATCTAGATGTAGGGAAAGCCTGGCTCTAAAGACTCCTTAAAACTCCGTCTGAAAAGTCCCTCTGCACTTCCCCGCTGCTACACAGTTGAGCATGGACTAATAGCATCCGGTCTAGCTCTTACCTATTCCATCATATTACCAGACATTTATTTCAGAGCGGTGGCAATGCAGGGCCTTTCACAGGGTTCCAGGTACAAACGCATCAAGGAGCTTCAAGGCAGCTACAGCACCGGAGGGATTTGTGGAGAACACTACATGTACTTAAATGAGAGTTGAACTTTGACACTGCttataacaacaaacaaaactctgGTGATACAGCTTGTCAGAGACAGAACCGTTCAGTTGACCTAGCTTTGACCTACAGCAGGCTGAGTTTCACTGTTCGGTAgaacattattaaaatatacAGGGAAATCTATCAGCACTTACAATAAATAGTGTAGGTAAACAGTGATAGGCAGCCCCTACTGTGGATGAATGTTaactgtgagggaaaaaaacacattctatCATTTCTTTTGCACTGAGAAGGGTGACCGTATTTCACTGTGGGGAAAAGTTATACTGACCCTAATGAAAAGGTCAACATGGAGTAATGAGGTCTATAGGCATATGGGGATGAggactgtgagagagatagacCACATGTGAgacaatgattaaaaaaaaaaaaattaatcaccCAGCACCCCTCTTGTGGTCATTAGAGAACAACCAGAAATGGTTCACATTACTTAACACAATTTTTAATGTGAGGATGCACACAAGGAGAAAAGGGCAACATCTTCAAACATTGCAAGGTGATAAACTATCTTCAGTCTTTTCATCTCACCCTCCAACCCATACCAAATCTCTGTAAAGATACTGTCAGTGAGGGGACCTCCCCAACAGTATTAATCATCAGTTTGTATGACTGACTCTTCAAAAAGTTCTCAGAGTTCAGAGGCCAGTGATTTTCAGCAGAGATGAATGGCTTTGAACCTGGTCTCACAGTCCGCAGTATGGTACGAGGTACAGACACTAGGAAAACAGCGATCTGCCACACATTCTGGCAGAAAACTAAAAATATAGAAACACCATTCAACTGATGTCTAAATGAACTCCATATATTTCCCCATGTGATCCAGTCACATGTATATTTGTGAACGAGAGGTGAAGCAATCAGGTCTCCctggaaaatgaaacagacagagtcAGTCCATGAATATCCAATGCACCACAAtagagaaaacatgaaaaaaagcaaGTAAAATCATAGCCACCAGGGGTCAGTATAAGCTTAGTAAGATGGCTGACACCGATATTGAAGCTTATTGTTGTCCTGAAAAGACCTGTTAGCCTGGGGATCCTTATATAATTCTGGGGCTTCAGAGCAGATTAAAGCCTGCAATACACTGTGTCTATCTTTTAAAGATTTCaaagagaggtttttttctgacattggAAAATATACAGCTCAGTGTAACACAAACTAAGATGAAGACAGTTCAGATGCCACTGTGCACTTGTGTGATAGCGAATACTTAAAAGTACAGGCATAACACCTAATCGAGAAACTGATCTTTCTCTCCCACCTACTCCAGCTGTCTATCATAAATGTCTTACCATTCTCACCTCCGTGCTGGTGGATACAAGGAGGGGGCTGAAGCTTGATGACTGGCAACAATGGCAGACGATGAAAGGCCTGTAAGTGGTAATGAACATTATTGGtgcaacaaagacaaaaatgtttgttgtaaCTACAATACCAAGGAACCACTCAGGTCAGCCAAACTTTACAGAAGTAaaacagaatatatatatatatatatatatatatatatatatatcttagtATTTAGCAGTGTGTCATTTCCATTCCATTTCACTAATGTCTTAGATATCTTTACTTGTCTTTAACCGTTACTGGCAGTGGACAATGACATTCTCATGAGCGCATGAATGAAAGTGAGCATTGAAACAAACTGACCTGCAGCATAAGAGAGATCGTATTGTCCCGAGAGAAGAGGATAGCCTAGGTGGTGATGTGTTGGCATGATGCGCTGAGAAGGAGATGAGCGCGGTCGATCCAGGTCCCTTTCCCTTTCTCGCTCCCGTTCCCGTTcccctgttcccctctctctctcgtgagGTGGCTTGTCACTGACTGTGGGCGACTTGCTTTTATACTGGTTGGCTTGTTGGTGTAAGATGTCAAGGGCCTTGGACTCTGAGGCAGTCTTGCTGCTTACGGTGGGGCTGGCACGAGATTTCTCCCCTTCTTCACCATTGCCCATCTTACTTCCATATGGTGGGAAAGAGTAGCCTGACAGATAGGAACCTTCAGAGGAGGTGCACACATTAGTTTCAATCTGTCTTTGCGAGCGGAAGCAgaattaaaactaaaaaaataaataaattaaataacctcagtaaatacattttcatttagatGCCTTTACCTGGGTAATTCTGCATCATGACGGAGGGCATCCCCCTGAATCCAGGGTGGTTTGGATCATAACCTTGACCATAGGCATAACCATGCATATATGGCATATATGACTGGTGCTGTGGAAGGGAAGAGGAGAATGGAATATGGGAATTAGGCCTGTGGTCCTTTCCTGCACCACGGTGGTCCTCTGAAGACGGAGCAGACGTTCGGGTTTCAGAaccctctttgttctcttcttttGAGGTAATCTCCTTTGCCCGAGGCCTCTCTTCCTTTACTTTCCTTTCGCGTTCCCGATCTCGTTCCTCGTCTAACTGCCTCTGGCTCTCTGGGAACTTGTTAGGGAAGACATATAATTACAGTCATAAATCATAATATCAAAATAAGCTGAaagcaagaagaagaaaacaccGTTCTACCCACACTTGATAATCCAGTGCTTTATTCCACAAGGTTCTCATATCTATCCTATACTTTTACCAAGTCATTAgttcacactgaaaaaatggTACTGAAAGTCAAAATGGCACTGAAAGTAGAAGCCCTTACCTGTCTGTACCATATGGCTTGCTCCATCCCTGGCCTTGCAGACTCTGCACCTGGTTTTGGGTCATCTTTGCCGTGATGGCTGCTATCAGCAAGCTTCATCTTCAAGCCCTCGGCCTGTTGAGGCTGAAGTTTAGCCTCTTCCCCCTTTGGGATGATAACAGACTTGGTTGGCTCAGAGGGGTCTCTTTGCTTTCCAGGGGCCTGTGGTTTCCCGAGGTCAGACATACTTGGCATCTTCGCAAGTCCAGTGGGAATCGAGGGCTTCTGTTTCCACTCTTCTTTCATGGAGACCTCCCTATCCTTTAGACCAGTGTCAGGTTTCTTCTCAGAGGCCCTGTGCTGCTCTGCCATCAGTCTTTGCCTTTCCTCATACTGCTGTCGGTAAGCAGGGTTGGTGTTCATCAGGTGGTTGTGATAGACCTGGTCTGGATACCCATAAGGGGGGACATAGTACTGGTTGTAATACAAAGGCTGCATGTACATGTTGGAGCGTTGCTGGATGACAGAtggttgctgctgctgctgactCGTGGTATTTTCCACTTTGCGGTCCTCTTGGGCCTCCAGCTTGACCTTTTCCTCATTTTGTTCATGTTCATCCTCTTTCTTCACCTTTACAGACTGGCCTTCTGTCAGGGGAGCACTTGTATTGGTACCACCAGGGCTAGGGTGGGTGAAATTGGGTGAGTAATAGTTCTCATAGCTAGGATAATACGGAGACTCCTTACTGGGAGCCTGTGCCAGGAAGAGAGCTTTCTTGGCTCCCTCTCTCATGGCCTGGTCTTCTACCTTAGATTTCATCCCATCTATTTTTCCCTCAGCATCTTCTCCAGCATCAGAAATATCAGAGTATGCAGGGCTGTTGGTTTTCACTGAAGAGGTGTCAGCACCATTCTGATTAACCAAATGGAGTGGAGTGAGTGGCTGTCCAACACCACTGTCCATTCGACTAGCAACACCAATGGATGGACTGGGAGCATTGTCTGTGAAGCTGTATATCTTGTCTGCTTCAGCCTTGATACTGGCCAGACGACTCTGGTGGGAATCAGAGGAGCCATTGAGAAACCCTTCATTTCTGGTCCCAGGATCAGAAGACTCCGAGTACGGGCTCTTCCCATCTTCACTTCTCCCCACTTTACCTGGGGGCCTggggctgtctgtctctttaccaggatctttctttttcttgtcttttttctttttgtccttagAGGCACTAAGAGCTGGATTAATGGAAGAAGGGTCTACAGTCACGCCAGGCTTAGATTGTATGGTTTTAAGTTGGGGGCTCTTGGGAATGCCCTGCATCACAGAGGCCATACCTGGAGGTGGGTTAGGGCCTCCTGGATGAAAAGATGTTCCCTGTAAAGTGTACATCTGTTGAGAGGGAGCAACTGGTCTAGagcattttatgtttttctgtgcCAGCTTGTCAGATTTGGCACTGCTGTTGGACTTTTTGGTCCTCTTTTCGTCCATGCCATCATTGCTGGCCTCATCTGTGAGGCATGGTCCATCTTCACAACCATCCATGGGTGTGCCACAAGCGTCAGCATCAGGTTCAccattctttttcttgttctgtgGCTTGGAACCAAATTTACCAGGGGAAGGAGATGGGCTCTGAGCTTCGAACCCTCTGCCTTTAGGAGTGACAGAGCGTGCTGGCGAGAATGAGCCTTTCTGTGAGACCGAGGCTCCATTACAATTCCCTGGCTCTGGATGCAGAGTAGAGTCCTCTCCATACTCACTGTCCCCGTCCATCTCCAGCTTGATATCATCGTCATTGTGAGCACGTGCCTGGTGGTACTTCAGGCCATTGATGTGCTTGTACTTTTTGTTGCAGTTGGGGTGCGGGCAGTCGATAAGGACTGGTGAAGGACAGCTGcggtctggaggaggaggaagagattCTGTCTTGATAGagggtgtagagagagaagacagggcCACACCGCTGTGAGAATTGGTGCGCATTCGTTTATTGCCTTTAGTGTCCTCGGAGCTAGAGTTAGGCTCCATGTCTGAGGCAGGCTTGTTTTTGCGCTTGCTAGCAGAAGAAGGGCTGGCTTTAACATCCTCCGTATTACTGTTGGGAGGTGTCCGTCGCTCTGAGGAATTCTGACTGCCTCGCCGACCTTTGCTGTTGGAACCAGCTCGTgtcttgctgttgttgctgccCTTGTTGTCAGAGGAGTTGCTATTTTCATTCACAGGTGTGTTACTATTGGGCCGCATTCTTTTTCCCCGGCCACGACCATTCTTCATCTCCAGGTCACTTGTTGGAGATTCACAGAACCTAATTGGGCAAATGAACAGGTCTTATTTGCATTATACTGTTATTTTACTGGAATTTAGCAGTTAACAAATCATGAGCAATAACTGTGCCTGTCCCCCAAGCACGTTTTTTCAATACATGCTTGTGCCTCAACAAGGGAAACAACTGTCTAAATTATTTAACCAAACACcagcaaatggaaaatgaaagagcTAGTTGAGACCAACAATTCTGAATACGCATACTGGATCCCCACTGGCAAAGATCTGAGAAAGGTTTTAACATTTAAGAGCAAATAAACCTTAAGCATGATATTCTTTCaatcagacctttttttttagttattggATATTTAAAGTTGACTATGTGTTCACTGTGTGCTATTTGTAAATACTCTATGATACCCATAGAATAAAGAGACTAATGCCTCCTCTTTTAATCCtccaaaatatttcagttcCTGGAGGACTGTCAGATAGCAACAAGCACTAAGTCCAGAGGAAAAGCTACTTTTACAGAAAATCCTATCATTTCTTTGTAAGGAACTAAGAAGTGCTAAATGTATTTTGTCATCTCTTTTGGCCTGAGGGGCTTGTTTTTCTCCAGAacttctatttaaaaaaaaaaaaaaaaacgccaaccatgaagcaaaaaaataaaagctttcaATCTCAGAGCATTTCTGTCCCTGCAACAATCATCTAACGACAATGATTAATTGTGCATTGTATTTACAGAACAAAGTTTTACTTGTTGGTTATCTCTGTAATGAGGGATTAAAAATACTTCTTTGTACTgccactgaaacaaacatatttGCAGATCATTGTCTGAATTCTTTAAAAAGACAACTAAACTTCTAATTGCTGTATTTCTTGTCACACCTCAGTTTAATTTTCTCACTATTtaacaaacaaccaaaccatTCTTCATCATCTGTAATAATTTataacaaatcacacacatttctcatatAGAAACTTCCCTGATAGTACGTGCATAAAATAACATAGCTTAAGTGACAGTCATATTtatcacaacaaaaaaaaagctaattttGCCTTGTTAAACAGTTACAAAGCACTATCAAGCTCTTAAACAATGAACATGGCAAAGTTGTGCGTGACTCATAACAGGGAATGGCACTTTACAACTAGCCTACAAaattaaacacatcaaaaccaCAACACGCACAGACCAAACAAGGGGGTCAAAGATCCATAAAGCTCATTTTCTAATAGTATTTAGTTACTTGTGTGCTGAATTAATGAATTTGACATATTAGTAGATGGCTTTCTTTATTAAAGCTAAGCATTTTGAAGGATATTTCTAAAGTATCTGCATAACAATCCAGTATAAATTAATATAAGAGCAATTAAAAAGCTTTtagatgtttttaaaacaagttaTTTTTCTTCCCCAAGTTTGCGTAAGGATAAAgttttctagaacattcttgtAACACATAAAAGGCGTGTTCAGGTCGCAGAGCAGCCAGTAATTAGTGCCTGTTCAGTGAAACACTATATGAGTAAGGATGAGTACCTAGTGGACAAATATTATTTGCTGTGCTTGGAGGAATTTCTGTCAATTTGAATTATCACTGATATTTAATGAAAATCTTGTTCCAGTGCTTCAATGTGGGCAATTTTAGGGATTCCAACCACAATATCTACAAACCAACCTGGGTCAACACAATGAATTTGTTACCACAGGAATGCTGTTTCTTTGTTGCACAGGTGATGCAAAAGCAAAAGTGGaagaaattttattttttcatgtcagCCAGGGAGGTGCTGGGAAGTATAAAAGTGATTCCAAAACCCAAACAGAGATGAGCACTATTTAACGATTTCAAACGGTCAGATATGTTTAGTATtccctggtaaaaaaaaacaaacaaacaaaaaaaaaaggatgaaatatttgatgttttttacttttactttcatCATAgacctttttattttctctggaTATTTAACATTTCCTAAGCGTACACAAGATGGAGAAAGCTCAAAAACTTGCTCATGTTAAGTACAAATTCCAGCTTTAACTGATGAACTTTAAATGTTGATCAATGAAATGAAGTACAATTTGCGATGAGATGCAATTACACAAAACCTTGTCTGTTTACTACTAATCTGACAGTTTAAAAATCATTGTTCCTAGTCGATAACACTGGCAGACACTGAGCTGTGGAGAATTCAGCTGTACAAATGAAGAGGTTTTCTGCCTACCTGGGAGGAGCCCAGTCATGCCTGGTACAATCCAACAGTGTACCAACATAAGTCTTGTTTCGCCATGTAACATTCACAACCAGCATAcctgaaaaagaggagaaagggtACTTCATACAATGAAAGACTGagcctctctctttgtcattttcacaAAGGCTAAATGACACAATTGTGAGGTAAAGTTCTTCTGATCTTATGACTCATTTGCGTGCCTCTGTATTCCTCACAAAGCCCAGACACATGCTCTATTCCAATTTATATAGAGCAAATTGAGGCTTCAGAGGGCAGACCTCAGAGCAGCcttctatttttatttcatactTCATGATTACAGCAGCTGAAAGCTGCAAGGTGCACAGTGAGTCATTTTTGTGGAAAACTGTTTGATGTCCTCTATCTTACACTGCAGCAGTGTGTATCTGGAAAGCTAttatgtggggaaaaaaactgcaGCAGATGAAAGTACCTTGCCGTCTTTGTTATTATCTATGCATCTGATCTGAATTTAAATAATCATAACATACACAAATGATGAATTCTCCAGACTTTGATTCTGTTGTCTGTTCCCAGTTACTAGCAAATGGTGCCTTTTTTCACAGCCCTCCTGTATATGATGCCAAACCCTCCCACACATATTCTCTAGAAATAACTaccaagatacacacacacacacacacacatatatatatatatatatatagcctatatatatTCATCATCATGTTCATGACTTTAAATGTTTCTAAACATGGTGGTTTGATGCACTTACTAGCAAGATGCTCCAGAGACAAGATGCAAAAATTACCCTCCTCACAGCCAGAGATAATGGGAAAACACAAGACCAAAAATTTGACTTATTACATTCTAAGTGCCTTCTCAGCATTGCGCACTCCTATTTCCTGTTACAAAGACACTAATGTCAACATCTTGAAACTCAGCTATCAAAGCCAATGGAATGCATCAAACCCTCACCAGTTGAGTTGTTATAACCTAAGGATACATGAAGAGGTGAAAACAGCTGAATTCTGCcttttaactgactgaaatcTATGTGCAGGAACTCAGATCTATGAGATGacatatttaatacatttaccAGTACATTTACTTGATCATGATGTGCACTTTTGTGGGCACTTAATCAATTCTCAGATatcttctcattttttcccctttctcctcACAGTAACACCAGAGTCAGTAAATTTCAAAGTTCAAGCGTCAAGAGTTCACTAACGTCCAACTGACAGAAACCTCATTTGAAGAAACCTGATATTCAATAAGAAGTTCAACAGTTCTTCTTAAACCACAGGGAACTTACAAGCAACTGAGTGCAAGAGCTTACATAACAGGCTGTCATGACTGGCAAAAAGtcgagcttaaaaaaaaaactcacgtCAGCAAAGGCAAACGGAGGAGCACAATCTGGGGTCTTTCAAGCCAAAATAATAAGTGTCTACATCCAGTTCAACAGAGGTTACCAAACTTGTCATTTCAGCTACTGTACCCCTCTGACATTATGAAATAAACAGCATCTTGTGGGTGAATTTTCAAGCAATTCCATGGTCTGTACTTGCCTCTTCTATTCCTTGGGAGTTTCATAACAATGTAATGTTcacatgtaaatgaaatgtgGGTGACTGCTTCCAGCTACCTGCACATAAACAGACCTTTCATTTTCTTGATTACTATCACTATGAGGCAAGAGCTCTCAAACCATCTCCTAGTTCTTACAGTCTGTGTACCTGAAGCAAAGGTGGAGATAACTTCAGAAAAGCACTCAGATGCACAATGTTGGGCTTAAAAAACTGACTAGAAAATCATTATACTTTATCATGAGACCATGCAGAAAAAACAACTCTTGAGTTAAATGACTTCACAGCTCACCggtgaaagacaaaagaaaccaaATAAGGGAGGGATGCTAAAGAGCATCTTACAGGGGTAGACCATGGAGAACATGTAGTTAAAGTCCCTGGAGGACACATAGAACACTTGTGAGTTCAAAAGTTTAAAACTAAGTTCTCTATGAGGTGATTCagtgtgaactgaactgaatgaaccACAAcgttttaaaattgttttcacCACTCACAATTCCTATCCAGAAACAAGCATTTAATACAAACCTATCCCttttatcaaaataaataaatacaataaaataaaaaattgccACTTAATGCACACCAACGATAACATCATGATCGCTTATTTAAAACAGTTAAGCTTGTGTCCACAATGTGGCCTGTGATACTTGAACCTATAATTGCGTAAAttataaacaaaccaaaaaataacTGTGAAAGAGCATAAATTATTGATCCATTAACATAGTAGCTGTGAAGCCTCTGGGGGAACGGTCTCACACTGTAAAAACAGGACTGACATCAGAGAGCACTGGCACAAGTGCACTGCTGGCTGTCGCTACTGTGTTCCCTGGCACAAAGCCTTCCTCCATAGTCTTTGAGTGAGGGTTTTCTGGGCTACACTTCAAGAGCAATAAAGTTTCAGAAGATTTAGAGCTGACATTTGCAGGCATCAGCATGTAAGGTCTGCTAGAGTGGATGCCACACCAACACAACTGTGGGTTGTCTCCAGATCCCTGCAGAGGGGATTTATGTCAAAGTGATGCCTTGAAATATCATCTCAATCTGCTCCTTAGTGTTTCATTGCATGCTCTGAGAACTGTCTAGCTGCCCTTAATCTCAGCCCTACAAACAGAAGGCagctcatttgttttcatgaaaaCCACCATGTGAATGCGTACAACTATTGCATTCCTCAGTAAATTTCTTCATTATCGTTTTGTATTGTTTAATTGTCTTTTCGTAGTCAGTCTACCAGTGATCCAGATTTGATACAAATCTTAACATATCCAAATTCAGAAAAAATCTTTCTAAAGATAAAGTATGATAAAATAAGTGCCTGTATGGCAAGCATACAAATCATACTGGCTTAGTACAATTTACAGAACAGAAACCACTTTATTGTTGTGCTAGTTTTGAGTTTGAGTACTACCAAAGAGATTACTGTTTAGGCTTTTGGTaagcaaaagaaagacacacaatTCAAAAGTTATGCACTAAGGTCTGCTCACTATAAAGTCTTGCTGGTACACATAGTATGTACCTATAGCTAGGTGTCTATTTCTGAGAAAAAATCAACATCCCCCCCAAAAGATTATTTCATTAGAATAAGATTCACTATTTTTCCCACTGTGGcatacattttgaaatacagtgCATATCTTGATGCATAACCTTTATGGGctgactgagtgaaaaaaagatgTACATTCTGGCTTAAAGAACAACTGTTACAGTGCTTTGGTCCACCTCAGGTTAAATCAAACGACAGCACTATCTGCCAGATTAAACACGTGATAGAGGACTCTGTGTCTgcagaaaatgtgctttttttgttatcCAGTTCAATGATGGaaaatacaaattttaaaaaaatgcagtgacTAAATGTAACATATTATTTGAACTAATACGTTTTTAGAGTTGAAGTATTTTGTTTCAACCGCATTAAATATATAGTCATTTCTGACAACTACTGCTCAAATAATacaagaaagagacaaacatctTAAGCAAAATAATCATTACACTGGAATGCACAACAGCAGACATCAAGAGAAATAACAAATTTAACTGAAATGCTACTGTAAACAGATATAGTTAATGGTTCTGATTGTAGTTAAACACAGGAATGCTAAAATTTCAAAGCAGAAGCCAAATATCAACAGTGGGTGGGAGATAAGAGCTACTCAAGCTACCAAACAATATAAACCTTTTCATAAACTTTAAACTTCAACATGGGACAAACACTACAGTGAACTCTAATACTGTCAACAACATTAATACTGTCTTATAAAGATGAACAAGACCTGACATCACAGGATTACCATTCATCCCACCCTaaccctggaaaaaaaaaagcacattagaACAACCTAGTGCCTCAGTCTATGCCTATTTCCCCAGTTTAGCTACGCTGAGATGGCAGGAGACTAAAATGTCGTTTGTGGACAGGAGTCGTAAATGTGTACAGACACAGTTTTATCTTCTGTCCCAATCGACCATGCCATCCCTCTATCCAACTCAGTGACAGCGACAGGGAATCTGGCTGCTCACTCCCACAGAACTACAGACACTGCAGAGGACAGGAGTGAATCAGACACACTGTGCccacagtgggagagagagaaaacacttatACAGCCCTCGCACTTGGAATGTTGATGAGGCTGTCCCTTTAT from Chanos chanos chromosome 2, fChaCha1.1, whole genome shotgun sequence includes these protein-coding regions:
- the znf609b gene encoding zinc finger protein 609b gives rise to the protein MSLSGGTAGGKGVDSNAVDTYDSGDEWDIGVGNLIIDLDADLEKDKLEMSGTKEGGGATATPSAVAALPDNIKFVSPVTAPQSKESKSKSKRNKNSKDSSKAPAGDGAKKENQGRTQAEATSTAGSVGGANNSIPAKCIEKSGKAPRVVANSKKEKEISSGKNKKEKSEGGPVAVVAIDKEVVPQALGGTRSSSCESTQNADLTVTEQHGNNVLESASPLAIKTEPEELDNCECRALKKVKNEKMDSPVSTPAPPPLHLLASVGNTDIASPCEQLMVRTRSVAVNTSDVALATEPECLGPCEPGTSVNLEGIVWQETEDGMLVVNVTWRNKTYVGTLLDCTRHDWAPPRFCESPTSDLEMKNGRGRGKRMRPNSNTPVNENSNSSDNKGSNNSKTRAGSNSKGRRGSQNSSERRTPPNSNTEDVKASPSSASKRKNKPASDMEPNSSSEDTKGNKRMRTNSHSGVALSSLSTPSIKTESLPPPPDRSCPSPVLIDCPHPNCNKKYKHINGLKYHQARAHNDDDIKLEMDGDSEYGEDSTLHPEPGNCNGASVSQKGSFSPARSVTPKGRGFEAQSPSPSPGKFGSKPQNKKKNGEPDADACGTPMDGCEDGPCLTDEASNDGMDEKRTKKSNSSAKSDKLAQKNIKCSRPVAPSQQMYTLQGTSFHPGGPNPPPGMASVMQGIPKSPQLKTIQSKPGVTVDPSSINPALSASKDKKKKDKKKKDPGKETDSPRPPGKVGRSEDGKSPYSESSDPGTRNEGFLNGSSDSHQSRLASIKAEADKIYSFTDNAPSPSIGVASRMDSGVGQPLTPLHLVNQNGADTSSVKTNSPAYSDISDAGEDAEGKIDGMKSKVEDQAMREGAKKALFLAQAPSKESPYYPSYENYYSPNFTHPSPGGTNTSAPLTEGQSVKVKKEDEHEQNEEKVKLEAQEDRKVENTTSQQQQQPSVIQQRSNMYMQPLYYNQYYVPPYGYPDQVYHNHLMNTNPAYRQQYEERQRLMAEQHRASEKKPDTGLKDREVSMKEEWKQKPSIPTGLAKMPSMSDLGKPQAPGKQRDPSEPTKSVIIPKGEEAKLQPQQAEGLKMKLADSSHHGKDDPKPGAESARPGMEQAIWYRQFPESQRQLDEERDRERERKVKEERPRAKEITSKEENKEGSETRTSAPSSEDHRGAGKDHRPNSHIPFSSSLPQHQSYMPYMHGYAYGQGYDPNHPGFRGMPSVMMQNYPGSYLSGYSFPPYGSKMGNGEEGEKSRASPTVSSKTASESKALDILHQQANQYKSKSPTVSDKPPHERERGTGERERERERERDLDRPRSSPSQRIMPTHHHLGYPLLSGQYDLSYAAGLSSSAIVASHQASAPSLYPPARR